The genomic DNA TAGGACTGGAAAAACAGCATTATAAATGTGATTTGGTAACAACTGCAATGACCTGtagttctctctccctctcacgtCTTCCCTCACACAACTCATAACCTTTCATTTACCTTCTCTTCATGGTTTAAGAAGcctgtgtttttctctcagCTACCGCCCATAGACAGTGGTAGGGTGAGTGTATCTGTATGTAGCCTTTTGAACAGGGATGGGAGAAGGAGGGCTGTTTCCTGGGTGTAATGGTAACTTCTTCGCTCCTTTTTGAAATTTATTCGgtcttatatttttataatattatatattcttatagcttgtgactgacagctgaaagccccctctcaccccccctcctgtcTCCCCGCCCCCTTCTGCCCCGCAGTGGACTTTACGTCGGTGGACACGCGCTGCAGCGAGCGAGAGGCTGCCACCTCCAGCCGGATGCACGACATCGCCTCAGCCTATCGCACGTCAGGCATCTACCGACGCATGCTGGGCAGGATCGAGGAGGCCTGCCAGCTCACCGACAAACCCAGCATCCCCTTCAAGAGCAAGGAGTCCCCCAGTGGCCTGTCCAAACTGGGGGTCCTCTTCAGGTAGCCCCCCAAACCATTCCTGCACTGCtcagtcttaaaaaaaaaaaaaactctacgAGAGTACTTTTTACTCTGTTAAAGTGCATGTGATCCCCATAACTAAGCATGTTTTTAAGTAGTTAAAAagtgcttgtgtatgtatgtgagtacCGGAGTGTTCAGCTGTATGTTTATGACTGTGCGACTGATGGGATTGGCTCAGTTCTCTGCAGCAGCACTCTTTGTGGCCCATGTTGTAATCTTACCCGTCTTAGTCATTTGGTGACTATCCCACTGTGCTTGTCCCTCTGGGCTTCTGCAGGAGGACCGTGAGAAACCTGTCCCGGGACCGCATGGGGGTCCTAATGCGCCTGTCCCAAAATCTGATCTACGGGCTCTTTGTGGCCTTCTTTGTGATGAAGCTGGACAATGACATCACCAAGGGGGCGGTGCAGGACCGCATCGGAATTATCTACCAGGCGATGGGGGCGTCGCCTTACACCGGCATGCTGAATGCAGTGGCCTTGTGTGAgtactgggggtgggggtaacgCCAGCTCCCAGTAGGAGGCATACGTCCCACTTAAAGCTCTAGGGGTTTTTGACTTGGCAGGATGACAGACATTTAGAGAATTTCAATAATGCACCGTACTGCACATTTACATTAGACATTTCACAGGTACTCCTATCCAGAGAGATTCACAGAGCATATAGCTTTTCTATCCGTTTATATAGCCTCAAAATGTCTGCCCTGATAGCGTCATAATATACATATAACATACAATTTACCCTTCCTAATGAAAGAACGTTTTAGAATGAGCTAAATGTCTTGTTACAGTATGTGCCATTGAAGTCTATGGTGGCTTtaggacattacattacatttatttggcagatgctgttATACAAAGCGAcgcacaataagtgcatacagaaggtcattggaacagctacaaaacacaggttcaataatactcattatgtaacagttattcatagccatgaacacattaagtccagttcacacagtaagcataggctactgtaggtcagaaagtaatgttaagtcaaactagaaggAATGACaatgagctacaacatcaagataatgatacaagtgcaatataagtgctggatggaggtgcaagtgtaacatgaaagtacGACAGGAACAAAGTAGGATCAGGCTCaaacactgcagtgtgaggaaatccagccacacacagtgacccatattcatatttaaggTGTCATTATATAAAAGCCATTCCAGATCAGTAATTTTCCCCTTacaacagtacagcacagtatgTGTCCACACCCTACTTTCTCACTCAGCCACTCACCTCCTCCTCACTCATTATCTGTCCCTGTGTTTATCTccgacacacacagatacagtgaTAAGGGAGGAAAGGCCAGACTGAAGCTGTAAAACCAGCAGAAGGTGAACAACCAAACAGGTTCAAGGCACTGACAAAGGAAATACGTTTACttgtttttacttgttttgCGTTGATCGTCTAATCAGAAAAGAGCTAGCAAAAAACTTAGAACACGCTGTATAATTAACCATTGCTGTAGCGTACGATCACACACCGATGCAGCCCCCATCATTAGCATGACTATCACATCCAGGAACAGCATGAATTCTGTACATGTGAGTTCTATACAAAAACAGTGAGTATTCAGGTGAACTTGGAATGTTTCACCagaaggttgtaggttcaaatCCTCGACAGGGTGCTAAAGGGACTGAAAAAGATGCTGCTCTTATTCCTGCAGTTCCTGCACTGAGAGCGATCAGTGACCAGGAGAGTAAGGACGGCCTGTACCACAAATGGCAGATGTTCCTGGCCTATATCTTACACATCCTGCCCTTCAGCATCATCAGCGTCTTCATCTTCACCTCCTTCCTGTACTGGTAGgcttctcctctctcacacaaatgcttttattataaaatatttttaaaaacacattcaattgacatttagtatttaaaaatatatacacatatatttgaCATGTAACAAGATGTTAAAAGTTGAAGAAaagatttcaaaaaaaaagaattgttggGTGAAAATAAAGGTGCATATTTGAGTGAAGATGTAGTTCACTACACTACATGTAAGAAgtgtggtgggggcggggctctagTCTGTGGCCAGTTGGCATCTCCAACCTGTTGGGTTAAAGGGGTAATACTAGATTCAAGCTATTAGCTAGTTTTACCATGTCTAGCTAACTCCgtatatacacaaatatgtaCTACATGTATTTCACTTCATTGACTTTATTTCAGCTCAACTGTGTGTACTGGATTCCTGCTGATAATAATTAACAATTTGAGTACAAACTgccttttattgttttgttaacTCTGACCTTATAATATGTTATGTGAGTAGAGAAATTGAACAAAAGTACTGCACTCAGACTGCACGTGACGCTGTTTTgcctgtaaatgtgtgtgcttatcAGGACGGTGGGGATGTACCCAGAGGTGAGCCGCTTCCTTTGCTTCACGGGGGTGATCATGGTCCCCCACATAACAGGAGAGCTCCTCACTCTAGTGTTGATGGGTGTGGTCCAGGACCCCAACATGGTCAACACGGGGGTGGCCCTGCTCAACGTGGCTGGCATCATGGTGGGCTCAGGCTTTCTCAGGTAGACGTTAGCTGCTGCTAGTCCTCACGCGTTTGACTTTTTCCTCAAACAAATTTTTCCTCAGCAAACAAATCTCAGTTCCGCTTAATTCACCGTCGGTGGTCCAGATGGGTTGTgaggttctgtgttttccctcaAAGAATGGTTTAGGAGATTCAGCATGCCAATAGAACTCAACTAACTCTCATGGATGATATAATTCAAGTTTTGTAGTCTATATCCAGTAGCATTCCAAGATTCCAGCAGTGCTGTCTCCTTTGCTCTTGGAGTTTTGACCTGAACTGGGCTTCAGACCGTAGTTTTTGTTTGAGATTCATCTTCTGTTGCTGTTGAATTTTTTGCTTGAAACCTGAGCTGAGACACGCCCCTCCAAACACAGGAGCAATCAGCAGATGCCCACTGTGTTCAAGATGCTGAGCTACCTCACCTTCCAGAAGTACGGCAGTGAGCTGCTCATCGTCACCGAGTTCCACGACCTGAACTTCACCTGTGGTAAGAGCCGCTGCCTCTCACCTGTAAGAGCGTAACTGGCTCATGAAACACTACATTTGTTGTGCCTGTGGCAGCGGCCAGATAAGCACAGCTGAAGCAAAGGCACTGTACGAAAAACTGACATTAGCTGCACCACTGAGTCAAAGATATCATACAACGACCAGATCCTCTACTTTTGTAGAGCAGACTTGCACACATGGGAAAACATATGGCCCATATCAGCCGAGTTAAGCAGAGTAGAAAATGTGCTGTGGAAGAATAGATCAAATGAAAGGTGTGCTCTGCTCATGGGCCCGCTGAATGCTCATGTTTGTCACACGCTCCCTTCTGGTTCCTCAGGGGTCATTCCAGGGAATTCGACTGGACCCTGCATAATGGGCAATGGGGATGACATCATCGAACAGGGGTACCCGGGCGCCCTGTCCCGCTACACTCTGGACTTCATCATGCTGTACGCCTTCCTGCCCGCGCTGGTGCTGCTTGGGGTCATCAGCTTCAAAATTCGGGACCACCTCACCCGACGCTGATCGCTTCCTCCTGTCatggcagcggggggggggggcgtgggtgcAAGGGGGGGCTCATCTGCGACTCCACCCAGCAGGATGACTGATATCTAGAGGtctatgagtgtgtctgtgcgtgtgtgtgtgtgtgtttgttgggagtgtgtgtgtgtttgttggtgtgtgtgtgtgtttgtggcaggAGAGTAGGTGTGGGGCTAAACTGTGACCAGACAGTGTTTACACACTGGATATCCAAATACAGTAATAAGAGGAAGTTAATTACCTTGATGTATATTTGGGAAATTCCCGCGTAAATATAACCCCTCTGGTTATGAGGGTGAGAATTCAGTGCGTTTTTTAGATGAATATGAATGCTGAACATGTTCAGTTAAAACATTCCATCTTTTGTAACCATTTAAAGAGAgagtaatttattttacaatggaTTTTTATCATCAAACAATTTATGTACATCAATAAAACATGTGAATTACTCCAGGAAGGGGTGAAGCAGTCTCATTCTAATTTCCATTAGACATATTGTATTTGATATTGAAACTATGCAATATAGAAAAAACACTAAGACATATACATAAATTTCagtccttcaaaaaaaaaagtcacattttgAACAGTATTCAATTTCCAATGCCTGTACAAGGAATCCACATTAATATGTTGACCGTTTTTAAACTTTGTGGAAACCGGTTCACCCACGCAAGTCTCTTTCTCATATCCAAAGGGAAGTCATGACTGCTGTTTCCCAGCCGCAGGAGGAGATGTTAGCTCTTCTGGGACTCCAGCTCCATGCCTTTCCAGGACTTGGCTGCGTTTCTTTTATACTGTTCCAGCTCCTGTTAAAGAAGTGGCAATACTTTCATTGTAAACTTTGACATGCATCCAGTTATGTCCTTGTCATGGCTCTACAGACACAAAGACTCTGACTTATAATCAGCTGTGGTTATTTACACGTAACAATTGTAATTTGATTCCATATAACAATGTCAAGTGGAGAGGATAATCAGTTGAGCCTGAGAGTGGCTGTCGGTAAGATATTATGAACACAATACAGACACAACAGCGACTTGTAGAGGCACAGTTGGTGATTCttaataaaaatacaggaaaatatttttttcgaCACTCACCAACGACACTTATTAATGTAGAATGGCTTCTCCATGCTGCAGGCCATCTCCACAGCTAAGCACACACTAAGAATGGCCTGGATCTACAGAGCAGCACCCCTGCACTGATCGATCTCACCACGCCTTTCACTCACCGACACTGTTTAATACCTTTCCAATCCTCAAACGCTGATCTCAGCGATCCAAGTAATTACGCGGACGCTTAAAAAGGAGCGCGTTGGAGCTGGCGTTAATAACGCTGTCGCGTTTACGGACGAATCGATTAAGGGAAGAGGAAGTTCCCTCCACGTCACGCCACCGAGGACAGCGAGCGCTGAACTGAGGAAGACCCGGCAAGCGCTCGCCGGTGACACCGTGCGCGTCCGGCACGACCGCCACAACGCCACGGAGAGCGAGGGTTACTACAGGTCACCCTGCAAGGCGCTAGGCAGACGGACGGGGCCTTATCTCTCCCAGGGGAACGCGGTTATTGCCGCTAATTAGCTGGGTGTTACCAGTGGACACCGCGGAGGTTACTGAAGTGCAGC from Anguilla rostrata isolate EN2019 chromosome 18, ASM1855537v3, whole genome shotgun sequence includes the following:
- the abcg5 gene encoding ATP-binding cassette sub-family G member 5 isoform X3, coding for MNGSYSLSGEESQGGARLKESFKFVSEKSTPPSPTHSDQIQPSCSLSVSQVSYSVSERVGPWWDLPSYRTTWTRKILNDVSFHVDSGQILGILGNSGSGKTTLLDVISGRIGKAGTLLGEVFVNGRKLKPDQFQDCFSYVLQSDNLLSYLTVEETLTFTAQLALRRHSAEAIRKKVGMVMAELSLGHVAHSVIGGRIFPGISGGERRRVSIAGQLLQDPKVILLDEPTTGLDSMTANQIVVLLANLAKRDRIVIVTIHQPRSELFRVFNRIAIMSCGELVFCGQPGEMVDFFSDQGYECPDYCNPFDIYVDFTSVDTRCSEREAATSSRMHDIASAYRTSGIYRRMLGRIEEACQLTDKPSIPFKSKESPSGLSKLGVLFRRTVRNLSRDRMGVLMRLSQNLIYGLFVAFFVMKLDNDITKGAVQDRIGIIYQAMGASPYTGMLNAVALFPALRAISDQESKDGLYHKWQMFLAYILHILPFSIISVFIFTSFLYWTVGMYPEVSRFLCFTGVIMVPHITGELLTLVLMGVVQDPNMVNTGVALLNVAGIMVGSGFLRSNQQMPTVFKMLSYLTFQKYGSELLIVTEFHDLNFTCGNSTGPCIMGNGDDIIEQGYPGALSRYTLDFIMLYAFLPALVLLGVISFKIRDHLTRR
- the abcg5 gene encoding ATP-binding cassette sub-family G member 5 isoform X1; protein product: MNGSYSLSGEESQGGARLKESFKFVSEKSTPPSPTHSDQIQPSCSLSVSQVSYSVSERVGPWWDLPSYRTTWTRKILNDVSFHVDSGQILGILGNSGSGKTTLLDVISGRIGKAGTLLGEVFVNGRKLKPDQFQDCFSYVLQSDNLLSYLTVEETLTFTAQLALRRHSAEAIRKKVGMVMAELSLGHVAHSVIGGRIFPGISGGERRRVSIAGQLLQDPKVILLDEPTTGLDSMTANQIVVLLANLAKRDRIVIVTIHQPRSELFRVFNRIAIMSCGELVFCGQPGEMVDFFSDQGYECPDYCNPFDIYVDFTSVDTRCSEREAATSSRMHDIASAYRTSGIYRRMLGRIEEACQLTDKPSIPFKSKESPSGLSKLGVLFRRTVRNLSRDRMGVLMRLSQNLIYGLFVAFFVMKLDNDITKGAVQDRIGIIYQAMGASPYTGMLNAVALFPALRAISDQESKDGLYHKWQMFLAYILHILPFSIISVFIFTSFLYWTVGMYPEVSRFLCFTGVIMVPHITGELLTLVLMGVVQDPNMVNTGVALLNVAGIMVGSGFLRSNQQMPTVFKMLSYLTFQKYGSELLIVTEFHDLNFTCGVIPGNSTGPCIMGNGDDIIEQGYPGALSRYTLDFIMLYAFLPALVLLGVISFKIRDHLTRR
- the abcg5 gene encoding ATP-binding cassette sub-family G member 5 isoform X2, which codes for MNGSYSLSGEESQGGARLKESFKFVSEKSTPPSPTHSDQIQPSCSLSVSQVCYSVSERVGPWWDLPSYRTTWTRKILNDVSFHVDSGQILGILGNSGSGKTTLLDVISGRIGKAGTLLGEVFVNGRKLKPDQFQDCFSYVLQSDNLLSYLTVEETLTFTAQLALRRHSAEAIRKKVGMVMAELSLGHVAHSVIGGRIFPGISGGERRRVSIAGQLLQDPKVILLDEPTTGLDSMTANQIVVLLANLAKRDRIVIVTIHQPRSELFRVFNRIAIMSCGELVFCGQPGEMVDFFSDQGYECPDYCNPFDIYVDFTSVDTRCSEREAATSSRMHDIASAYRTSGIYRRMLGRIEEACQLTDKPSIPFKSKESPSGLSKLGVLFRRTVRNLSRDRMGVLMRLSQNLIYGLFVAFFVMKLDNDITKGAVQDRIGIIYQAMGASPYTGMLNAVALFPALRAISDQESKDGLYHKWQMFLAYILHILPFSIISVFIFTSFLYWTVGMYPEVSRFLCFTGVIMVPHITGELLTLVLMGVVQDPNMVNTGVALLNVAGIMVGSGFLRSNQQMPTVFKMLSYLTFQKYGSELLIVTEFHDLNFTCGVIPGNSTGPCIMGNGDDIIEQGYPGALSRYTLDFIMLYAFLPALVLLGVISFKIRDHLTRR